In Chloroflexota bacterium, one DNA window encodes the following:
- a CDS encoding class I SAM-dependent methyltransferase has translation MSERGYTFGDTDVAGKRLRLAAEVFQPEMASFLEQAQASPELAYDLGCGPGYTTRIVAETVAPQRTVGLDASSRFIEVARARPMAGVEYFQHDVTRTPFPFGPGDLLFSHFLLPHVSDPPSTLAAWATQIRPAGLLLLDEVSDIWTTHPKFLRYLEMVEQVVDAGGGRLYAGKAMEQLIPGTGLAVVSSRLVEQPVSTGQAAAMFRLNIAGWGVTPAARASFSAPSIDEVAVELDGLAASPSPHEIVWGMRQVICRAANTE, from the coding sequence ATGAGCGAACGCGGCTACACATTTGGAGATACGGACGTCGCCGGCAAGCGATTGCGGCTCGCCGCCGAAGTGTTTCAGCCGGAGATGGCGAGCTTCCTGGAGCAGGCGCAGGCCAGCCCGGAGTTGGCCTACGACCTGGGCTGTGGACCCGGATACACGACACGCATCGTGGCAGAAACCGTGGCACCTCAGCGCACCGTCGGACTCGACGCCTCCAGCCGCTTCATCGAGGTGGCGCGGGCTCGGCCAATGGCGGGCGTCGAGTACTTCCAGCATGACGTGACCCGCACACCGTTTCCGTTCGGGCCAGGCGATCTGCTGTTTTCGCATTTTCTGCTGCCGCATGTGTCCGACCCACCGTCGACTCTCGCCGCCTGGGCCACGCAGATTCGGCCGGCAGGTCTTCTCCTGCTGGACGAAGTCTCGGACATTTGGACGACGCATCCGAAATTCCTGCGCTACCTCGAAATGGTCGAGCAGGTTGTCGATGCCGGAGGCGGGCGGCTCTATGCGGGCAAGGCGATGGAGCAGCTCATTCCGGGCACTGGACTGGCTGTTGTTTCCAGCCGATTGGTCGAGCAGCCCGTGAGCACGGGCCAGGCGGCGGCGATGTTCCGACTGAACATCGCCGGTTGGGGCGTTACGCCGGCAGCGAGGGCAAGCTTCTCCGCGCCGAGCATCGATGAGGTCGCGGTTGAACTCGATGGACTCGCGGCGTCGCCATCACCGCACGAAAT
- a CDS encoding histidine phosphatase family protein gives MRKLVLVRHSQPWIERDVPAAEWRLSELGRRRAESMAARLRGYRANLIWCSREPKAVETAEIVGSALGIPVRIKAGLEEHHRQNAPFFPTTQEFEQAIEEFFCQPSRLVFGSETASQACGRFSAAIEAVLEADSGDAIVVTHGTVMTLYLAQVAGLQPMTFWRDLQSPCLVEVGLSSMRVGPIVVSDERER, from the coding sequence GTGCGAAAGCTCGTGCTGGTGCGTCACTCGCAGCCTTGGATCGAGCGCGACGTGCCGGCAGCCGAATGGAGACTCAGCGAGCTTGGGCGGCGTCGGGCCGAGTCGATGGCCGCTAGGCTTCGCGGCTACCGCGCGAACCTCATCTGGTGCAGCCGAGAGCCCAAGGCCGTCGAGACCGCCGAGATCGTCGGGAGCGCGCTCGGCATCCCGGTGCGGATCAAGGCCGGGCTCGAAGAGCACCATCGCCAAAACGCACCATTCTTTCCCACCACCCAAGAGTTCGAGCAAGCAATTGAAGAGTTCTTTTGCCAGCCGTCGCGACTCGTCTTCGGCTCCGAGACCGCGAGCCAGGCATGCGGCCGATTCAGCGCCGCGATTGAAGCTGTCCTCGAAGCGGATTCCGGGGACGCCATCGTGGTCACCCACGGCACGGTGATGACGCTTTACCTGGCGCAAGTGGCCGGCCTTCAGCCCATGACCTTCTGGCGAGACCTGCAATCGCCGTGCCTGGTGGAGGTGGGGCTTTCGAGCATGCGCGTTGGCCCGATCGTCGTTTCCGACGAGCGTGAGCGATGA
- the dprA gene encoding DNA-processing protein DprA, producing the protein MSDIRPAVEPAGDQEFPAPTGRTPDDLAYWVALNAVRGISSGAVWALRRAFDSMARAWGASATELRRAGLEAKVVEQLLDARRDIEPEAAMAALEEADGRAIAWDDPAYPERLREIADPPALLHVRGDIDALSQDRAVAIVGTRRMSTYARLVTERLAGDLAGSGITIVSGMASGVDSVAHRAALEAGGPTVAVWGTGLGTVYPVANRKLARQIADQGAIVTEYPVWMRGSAENFPQRNRIISGLVLGTIVVEAPLPSGALITARYAIEHNREIMAVPGDIFRNGSQGTNALIFRGEARAVTSAADVLDTLGISVDPVQLALHPVVEPDADERPIADQLNASPKHIDTLAQSAGLPAHRVSAILTMLELKGLARHVGGGRYVHPRPEPAGGRDG; encoded by the coding sequence GTGAGTGACATTCGGCCCGCCGTCGAGCCGGCGGGCGATCAGGAATTTCCAGCGCCGACCGGCCGCACGCCGGACGACCTGGCCTATTGGGTGGCGCTCAACGCCGTGCGCGGCATCAGCTCGGGCGCCGTCTGGGCCTTGCGGCGGGCCTTCGACAGCATGGCGCGCGCCTGGGGCGCATCCGCCACGGAGCTGCGACGCGCCGGGCTGGAGGCCAAGGTCGTCGAGCAACTGCTCGACGCGCGGCGCGACATCGAGCCTGAGGCCGCGATGGCGGCGCTGGAGGAAGCGGACGGGCGCGCGATCGCCTGGGACGACCCGGCGTACCCTGAGCGGCTGCGAGAGATCGCCGATCCACCGGCGCTGCTGCACGTCCGCGGGGACATCGACGCTTTGTCACAGGACCGGGCGGTCGCCATCGTCGGCACCCGGCGCATGAGCACCTACGCCCGGCTGGTCACCGAGCGACTTGCCGGCGACCTTGCCGGCAGCGGGATCACCATCGTGAGCGGCATGGCGTCGGGGGTGGACAGCGTGGCGCACCGCGCGGCGCTCGAAGCGGGCGGGCCGACCGTCGCCGTGTGGGGCACGGGGCTCGGCACCGTTTACCCGGTCGCGAATCGGAAGTTGGCGCGACAGATCGCGGACCAAGGGGCCATCGTCACGGAATATCCCGTGTGGATGCGCGGCTCGGCGGAGAACTTTCCCCAGCGCAACCGCATCATCAGCGGGCTCGTGCTAGGAACCATCGTGGTCGAGGCGCCGCTTCCGAGCGGGGCGCTGATCACCGCGCGCTACGCCATCGAGCACAACCGCGAGATCATGGCCGTGCCCGGCGACATCTTCCGGAACGGCAGCCAGGGCACGAACGCGCTGATCTTCCGCGGCGAGGCCCGCGCCGTGACCTCAGCCGCCGACGTGCTGGATACGCTCGGCATCAGCGTCGATCCGGTCCAGCTCGCGCTGCATCCGGTCGTTGAGCCGGACGCCGACGAGCGTCCCATCGCCGATCAGCTCAACGCCTCGCCCAAGCACATCGACACCCTGGCGCAATCCGCCGGACTCCCCGCGCACCGTGTCTCGGCCATTCTCACCATGCTCGAGCTGAAGGGCCTGGCCCGGCACGTGGGCGGCGGTCGCTACGTGCATCCGCGACCCGAGCCGGCGGGCGGGCGCGATGGCTAG
- a CDS encoding Gfo/Idh/MocA family oxidoreductase, with protein sequence MSDQSGKLRAALIGIGHDHAWGKVQALRRSDDMEFVGAFEPDASEWGRQQAVDRFGDVAALSEVDVLHDESIPVVFVETLPRHNLRWARRALEHGKHIHIDKAPSPSLADLRAVLDLAASRNLHVQMGYQFRYNPAIELALRAMRQGWLGNVTRINVDIPTNIRSYADIRAKDGAHAGALFYLLGCHVLDAAMLFLGKPSSVWASHRRDARDQGEPFEDNCTAVLEYPGAMSLLQTWVTGNDPMHHRRFQVIGERGSVLIEPIEPPGVRLFLSEAHEDFPAGWSEPAIPMRPRYDGDIEDLAAWVRGDRAPAYTAAHDLAVHETLLRICGVL encoded by the coding sequence ATGTCGGACCAGAGTGGCAAGCTGCGGGCGGCATTGATAGGCATTGGTCATGACCATGCGTGGGGCAAGGTGCAGGCGCTGCGCCGCTCCGATGACATGGAGTTCGTGGGCGCATTCGAGCCGGATGCCTCGGAGTGGGGACGGCAGCAAGCCGTGGACCGCTTCGGGGACGTGGCGGCGCTGTCCGAGGTCGACGTGCTGCACGACGAGTCGATTCCGGTGGTGTTCGTCGAAACCCTCCCCCGCCACAACCTGCGCTGGGCGCGGCGGGCGCTCGAGCACGGCAAGCACATCCATATCGACAAGGCGCCGTCTCCGTCGCTCGCCGATTTGCGGGCGGTGCTCGACTTGGCGGCCAGCCGCAACCTGCACGTCCAGATGGGCTATCAGTTCCGCTACAACCCCGCGATCGAGCTTGCGCTTCGCGCCATGCGCCAGGGCTGGCTCGGCAACGTCACGCGGATCAACGTCGACATTCCGACCAACATCCGTAGCTACGCCGACATTCGGGCCAAGGACGGCGCGCACGCCGGCGCGTTGTTTTACCTCTTGGGATGCCACGTGCTCGATGCGGCCATGCTGTTTCTCGGCAAGCCCTCCAGCGTGTGGGCCAGCCACCGGCGAGACGCACGCGATCAGGGCGAGCCGTTTGAGGACAACTGCACGGCCGTGCTGGAGTATCCCGGCGCGATGTCGCTGCTGCAGACCTGGGTCACCGGCAACGACCCGATGCACCACCGGCGCTTCCAGGTGATCGGCGAGCGCGGCTCGGTGCTCATCGAGCCGATCGAGCCGCCGGGCGTGCGTCTGTTCCTCAGCGAAGCGCACGAAGACTTCCCCGCGGGCTGGAGCGAGCCGGCGATTCCGATGCGCCCCAGGTACGACGGCGACATCGAGGACCTGGCCGCGTGGGTTCGGGGCGACCGCGCGCCGGCATACACGGCTGCGCATGACCTGGCCGTGCACGAGACGCTGCTGCGCATCTGTGGGGTCCTCTAG
- a CDS encoding DUF192 domain-containing protein, translated as MKVGAIVAAAVLVAGCGTAPVETAPATPTVAAAAAVTATAAPSPMPTAMPTPSPAPVPTATIVPTPRPSPTPTATPSPTPAPTATATPTPEPTPALGPEIQAVASIGACELYLEVADDPEERAVGLMGRESLGRDRGMLFVYAAEQVLSFWMKGTLIPLDIVFINGDSVVVDVQTMRPEHETAPNLPITRSAAPARYAIEVNEGVAAECGIEPGVVAEIRTLS; from the coding sequence ATGAAAGTCGGCGCCATTGTTGCCGCAGCGGTGCTCGTGGCCGGCTGCGGCACCGCGCCCGTCGAGACGGCGCCAGCAACGCCCACAGTTGCCGCGGCAGCAGCCGTCACCGCCACTGCCGCGCCTTCGCCAATGCCAACCGCGATGCCCACGCCTTCGCCGGCGCCGGTGCCTACGGCGACGATCGTCCCAACCCCAAGGCCGTCGCCCACGCCGACCGCTACGCCGTCACCGACGCCAGCGCCAACCGCCACTGCCACCCCTACGCCCGAGCCGACGCCGGCCCTCGGACCCGAAATCCAGGCCGTGGCATCCATCGGCGCCTGCGAGCTCTACCTGGAAGTGGCAGACGATCCGGAGGAGCGCGCCGTCGGACTCATGGGCCGCGAGTCCCTGGGGCGCGATCGCGGCATGCTGTTCGTCTATGCAGCTGAGCAGGTCCTTAGCTTCTGGATGAAAGGCACGCTCATCCCGCTCGACATCGTCTTCATCAACGGCGACTCGGTCGTCGTCGACGTGCAGACCATGCGCCCGGAGCATGAGACTGCGCCAAACCTGCCGATCACACGGTCGGCGGCGCCGGCCCGCTACGCCATCGAGGTGAACGAAGGCGTCGCCGCCGAGTGCGGCATCGAGCCGGGTGTCGTCGCCGAGATTCGCACCCTCAGCTAG
- a CDS encoding cupin domain-containing protein gives MGNATLRVRRVGPRLVAPDDVPVWPFDLAPARHMTLAEGLLEPGAAYRPHAHRTIEQVTYVLAGRVRVTSFDEDTGQPQGVELEAGECVVSLPQETIEFACAAETPARVLFVTSPPYPADHSDTIVLREHQSLADAD, from the coding sequence GTGGGCAATGCGACGCTGCGGGTGCGGCGTGTTGGCCCGCGCCTCGTGGCGCCGGACGACGTGCCCGTGTGGCCCTTCGACCTGGCGCCCGCGCGCCACATGACGCTTGCCGAGGGACTGCTGGAGCCCGGAGCGGCCTACCGGCCGCACGCTCACCGCACCATCGAGCAGGTCACCTACGTGCTGGCCGGGCGCGTGCGCGTCACTTCGTTCGATGAGGACACCGGCCAACCGCAAGGCGTCGAGCTGGAAGCCGGGGAGTGCGTCGTGTCCCTGCCGCAGGAGACCATCGAGTTTGCCTGCGCGGCCGAGACTCCGGCCCGGGTGCTGTTCGTGACGTCGCCGCCGTATCCCGCCGACCATTCGGACACGATCGTCCTGCGCGAGCACCAGTCGCTTGCGGACGCAGACTGA
- a CDS encoding VOC family protein, producing MFDAIHHVAYVVPDLDRALELFRDTLGMEPEQIWASEEEGNRYAALRVGDSGAFLELICPTDPARSKFAAHLDEHGASVHHVAFRDDAMDVTLATLEAAYGIGGTAPIVSSSGWRISFLDTNATQDMGLQLVDGRHDSE from the coding sequence ATGTTTGACGCGATTCATCACGTGGCCTACGTCGTCCCTGACCTCGACCGGGCGCTCGAGCTATTCCGCGACACGCTGGGCATGGAACCCGAGCAAATCTGGGCATCCGAGGAGGAAGGCAACCGATACGCCGCGCTGCGGGTCGGCGACTCGGGCGCATTCCTGGAGTTAATCTGCCCCACCGATCCGGCGCGCAGCAAGTTCGCCGCGCACCTCGACGAGCACGGCGCCAGCGTGCATCACGTGGCCTTCCGTGACGACGCCATGGACGTCACGCTCGCGACCCTCGAGGCGGCATATGGCATCGGCGGCACGGCGCCGATCGTCAGCTCGTCGGGCTGGCGGATCAGTTTCCTGGACACCAACGCCACACAAGACATGGGATTGCAGCTTGTCGACGGGAGGCATGACAGTGAGTAA
- the nth gene encoding endonuclease III has translation MAARRGRVSSRRSGPPVRSWRESKAARRARTVEIIRRLRDLYPEAAAELTYTDPFQLLIAVILSAQTTDVAVNKVTPTLFARYPTAEALASAPQEDVEDIVHPTGFYRQKAMSIRATAAHLVEEFDGQVPTTMDSLLKLRGVARKTANVVLGEAFGVPSGVVVDTHVARLSQRLGFTKHGDPVRIERDLMDLMERDDWIFAGIGVIFHGRRVCEARQPQCDACTLNDICPSATTPNRPSRSPYAGATAPKAQ, from the coding sequence ATGGCAGCGCGTCGCGGCAGGGTTTCCAGTCGGCGGTCGGGCCCGCCGGTGCGCAGCTGGCGCGAGTCAAAGGCCGCGCGGCGCGCCCGCACTGTCGAGATCATCCGCCGCCTCCGCGACCTCTACCCGGAGGCCGCGGCCGAACTGACCTACACCGACCCCTTCCAACTGCTGATCGCCGTGATTCTTTCGGCGCAGACTACCGACGTCGCGGTCAACAAGGTGACGCCCACGCTGTTCGCCCGCTACCCGACGGCGGAGGCGCTGGCGTCGGCGCCGCAGGAAGACGTCGAAGACATCGTGCACCCCACGGGGTTCTACCGGCAGAAAGCGATGTCGATCCGGGCGACGGCCGCTCACCTGGTCGAGGAGTTCGACGGCCAGGTGCCCACGACCATGGATTCGCTGCTCAAGCTGCGCGGCGTGGCCCGCAAGACCGCCAACGTCGTGCTGGGCGAGGCGTTCGGCGTCCCAAGCGGGGTGGTGGTGGACACGCACGTGGCCCGGCTGTCGCAGCGATTGGGGTTCACGAAGCACGGCGACCCGGTGCGGATCGAACGCGACCTGATGGACCTCATGGAGCGCGACGATTGGATCTTCGCGGGCATCGGCGTGATCTTTCACGGGCGCCGCGTGTGCGAGGCGCGGCAGCCGCAATGCGACGCGTGCACGCTCAACGACATCTGCCCCAGCGCGACCACGCCGAATCGGCCGTCGCGGTCGCCATATGCGGGCGCGACGGCCCCTAAGGCCCAATGA
- a CDS encoding VanW family protein produces MTADASGHSPSRRALLLAGLGVVGFAAAAPVALVAALLRGDDGMLPAGTQVDGVDVGGLSPEDAVARLEAYWAPYLANPVSFELGGQMWRPSAADVGLTVDFRGALRGLLAAQGGGGIARRISEPPASVDRDLVATTFDASVLRAYVAGIAQGFDQPAVDASVTMAGTDAAAVRPGQTGRVVDIGAAVGAVGDLTTPSPPGRVITLTFREDFPAYTTDHARAALDEITRMTGAPLWLMHKARGWTITPEELRAAIDVQGDGSELTPTLDFTRFNDLFTLIDDTLAAEPHPTVFDYDEARNRVRAFEVGNPGQIVDRAALEEAMARAVASADERVVEIPLILLNTGADFAENPLGIRDLLASGDSIYKGSPDYRLHNIAVGARKLDGLVVPAGETFSFLENIGPFELRHGWVEGSVILADKTEQGIGGGICQVSTTLFRAVLNAGLRIEERWPHLYRVRYYEMGPAPIGIDATIFSPGLDFKFRNDTEHPIMLRAFPDEKLGALTFEVWGVNDGRRVEIVDHELQDWEDPPPDEGILDPTEDPEFEEQVEWSKRGVLAAFSRVITWPDGSETRSTFRSSFVPWPNRYVVGIDVAKARFPTQYNEWFDENPEDAARWGVTRAPDVPEDPDAPAG; encoded by the coding sequence ATGACGGCCGACGCTTCCGGCCACTCGCCGTCGCGGCGCGCGCTGCTCCTGGCTGGTCTGGGAGTTGTGGGATTTGCGGCCGCTGCTCCCGTTGCCCTGGTCGCGGCCCTCTTGCGTGGCGACGACGGAATGCTGCCCGCGGGCACTCAGGTTGACGGCGTGGACGTGGGCGGGCTTTCCCCCGAGGATGCCGTGGCGCGGCTCGAGGCTTACTGGGCACCTTATCTGGCTAACCCCGTGAGCTTCGAGCTCGGCGGCCAGATGTGGCGTCCATCCGCCGCCGATGTCGGCCTCACGGTGGACTTCCGGGGCGCCCTTCGCGGCTTGCTGGCCGCGCAGGGCGGAGGCGGCATTGCGCGTCGAATCTCCGAGCCTCCGGCGTCGGTCGATCGTGACCTGGTCGCCACGACGTTCGATGCGAGCGTCCTGCGCGCCTACGTCGCCGGCATTGCCCAAGGATTCGATCAACCGGCGGTTGACGCCAGCGTGACCATGGCAGGAACCGACGCGGCTGCCGTGCGACCCGGCCAGACCGGCCGCGTGGTCGATATCGGGGCGGCGGTGGGTGCGGTCGGCGACCTGACCACGCCGTCGCCGCCGGGGCGGGTGATCACGCTGACTTTCCGAGAGGACTTCCCGGCCTACACCACGGATCACGCGCGCGCGGCGCTCGATGAGATCACGCGCATGACCGGCGCCCCGCTGTGGCTGATGCACAAGGCGCGCGGGTGGACCATCACTCCCGAGGAGCTGCGGGCGGCCATCGATGTCCAGGGAGACGGCAGCGAATTGACCCCAACCCTGGACTTCACGCGCTTCAATGACCTGTTCACGCTCATCGACGACACCCTCGCCGCCGAGCCGCACCCAACCGTGTTCGACTACGACGAGGCGCGCAATCGGGTGCGGGCATTCGAGGTTGGCAATCCGGGGCAGATCGTGGATCGTGCCGCGCTCGAGGAGGCGATGGCGCGAGCGGTGGCCTCCGCCGATGAACGCGTGGTCGAAATCCCGTTGATTCTGCTCAATACGGGCGCCGATTTCGCTGAGAATCCGTTGGGCATCCGGGACCTGTTGGCGTCCGGCGATTCGATCTACAAGGGTTCCCCTGACTACCGCCTGCACAACATTGCCGTCGGTGCCAGAAAGCTCGACGGCCTGGTCGTGCCGGCCGGCGAGACGTTCTCGTTCCTGGAGAACATCGGGCCGTTCGAGCTCCGCCATGGCTGGGTGGAAGGCAGCGTCATCCTGGCCGACAAGACGGAGCAGGGCATCGGGGGCGGCATTTGCCAGGTGTCGACCACGCTCTTTCGCGCCGTGCTGAACGCTGGACTTCGGATCGAGGAGCGCTGGCCCCACCTCTATCGGGTCCGCTACTACGAGATGGGCCCGGCGCCGATCGGGATCGACGCCACGATCTTCAGCCCCGGCCTCGACTTCAAGTTCCGCAACGACACCGAGCACCCGATCATGCTGCGTGCGTTTCCGGACGAGAAGCTCGGCGCCCTGACATTCGAAGTCTGGGGCGTCAACGACGGTCGACGCGTCGAGATCGTGGACCACGAGTTGCAGGATTGGGAAGACCCGCCGCCGGACGAGGGCATCTTGGATCCGACCGAGGATCCCGAGTTCGAGGAGCAGGTGGAGTGGTCCAAGCGCGGCGTGCTGGCGGCGTTCTCGCGGGTGATCACCTGGCCCGACGGCAGCGAGACCCGATCGACGTTCCGCTCCAGTTTCGTGCCGTGGCCCAATCGATACGTCGTCGGCATCGACGTGGCCAAGGCCAGATTCCCAACGCAGTACAACGAGTGGTTCGACGAGAACCCCGAGGATGCCGCGCGCTGGGGCGTGACGCGGGCGCCCGACGTGCCCGAGGATCCGGACGCACCGGCTGGATAG